In the Planktothrix serta PCC 8927 genome, one interval contains:
- a CDS encoding phosphate/phosphite/phosphonate ABC transporter substrate-binding protein: protein MLNKILGNLLLLGVVTLTVACTQTSPTPSAMTPTATPTGTKTLVIGDVTNQPAKKITRYQPLADYLAAHLSQFGIGVGEVKVAPDVGTMAEFLKSGQVDLYFDSPYPAMIATNKSGAQAILRRWKGGDAIYRTIIFSLKDTGIERPEDLKGRMMAFDDVTSTSGFVLPFVYLKEKGLKLKGKDSTTDEVASDEVGYVFSQDDQNNIQWVISGKVDAAAVDHRSYLDIPEQSRNAMVILGETEEVARHVVLIRSGLPPEQVEAIKQIMVAMDQTPEGKAVLEQFEETAKFDAFPTQKDIARMQELYEQVQNR from the coding sequence ATGTTGAATAAAATTTTGGGAAACCTCTTACTTCTGGGTGTTGTAACCCTTACGGTTGCTTGCACTCAGACTTCACCGACCCCCTCGGCGATGACACCAACAGCGACTCCTACAGGTACAAAAACCCTGGTGATTGGGGATGTAACGAACCAACCCGCTAAAAAAATTACCCGCTATCAACCTTTAGCGGACTATTTAGCAGCACACTTATCTCAATTCGGGATTGGTGTGGGGGAAGTTAAAGTCGCACCCGATGTGGGAACAATGGCGGAATTTCTCAAGTCTGGCCAAGTCGATCTCTACTTTGATAGCCCCTATCCGGCGATGATTGCGACCAACAAATCCGGTGCTCAAGCCATTCTGCGACGTTGGAAGGGAGGAGATGCTATCTATCGCACGATTATTTTTTCCCTAAAAGATACAGGGATTGAACGCCCCGAAGACTTAAAGGGAAGAATGATGGCTTTTGATGATGTCACTTCAACCTCTGGATTTGTTTTACCCTTTGTTTACCTCAAGGAAAAGGGTTTGAAACTCAAGGGGAAGGACTCTACCACTGATGAAGTCGCAAGTGATGAAGTGGGGTATGTTTTTAGTCAAGATGATCAAAATAATATTCAATGGGTGATTAGCGGTAAAGTCGATGCGGCGGCGGTTGATCATCGCAGTTATTTAGATATTCCCGAACAAAGTCGCAATGCGATGGTGATTTTAGGGGAAACGGAAGAAGTGGCGAGACACGTTGTTTTAATTCGATCCGGTTTACCTCCTGAACAGGTGGAAGCCATTAAACAGATTATGGTAGCTATGGATCAAACCCCTGAAGGAAAGGCTGTCTTAGAACAGTTTGAGGAAACGGCTAAGTTTGATGCTTTCCCAACCCAAAAAGACATCGCCAGAATGCAAGAATTATATGAACAAGTTCAAAACAGGTGA
- a CDS encoding choice-of-anchor I family protein translates to MLNNQGQSIGFIKTQHWINLVLPSTFFFSLMATPAMAIKLQPLGTYSTGIFDDGASLISSFDPESANLFVMNQSTDSIDILNIQDPTNPLLQQSIDVTLFDPSFGTVLSVNQTSYNNRSLFAVSVKNVDTQSPGSLLFFNPDGSLFNGNLSNSSIQVGALPDTLTFTPDGKKILVANEGEANYETNVNPEGSVSLIDLEKLFLGESPTEKLIGLTDFNIGGSKNDKLGENVRIFGPEGITVAQSLEPEYITVSDDGTKAWVTFQENNALGLLDLISEEFTEIVGLGFKDHSLPGNDLDVSDKDDAINITNYSNLYGMYQPDEIKSYSVGDKTYLVTANEGSSIDEDGFSEEVRVADLVLDPTAFPNAAELQKKKNLGRLIVSNQMGDTDGDGDYDELYTFGGRSFSILDEKGNLVFDSGDQFEKITADLYPKFFNSDNTENNFDSRSDAKGPEPEGVTIGKINGRTYAFIGLERISGVMIYDITDPLNPFFVNYSNNRNFNVAFDVNEDGDPIPTPEQLLAVGDLGTEGLLFISAEDSPTGKPLVVTANEVSGTTTINAVVPEPGTILGLLTSGVLGGLFLKRKRLGNVA, encoded by the coding sequence ATGTTAAACAATCAGGGTCAAAGCATCGGTTTTATCAAGACGCAACACTGGATCAATTTAGTTCTTCCCTCAACTTTCTTTTTCAGTTTGATGGCTACGCCTGCAATGGCTATTAAATTACAACCCTTGGGAACCTACTCAACCGGAATTTTTGATGATGGAGCTTCATTAATCTCTTCCTTTGATCCCGAATCAGCCAATTTATTTGTTATGAATCAGAGTACCGATTCTATTGACATTCTCAATATCCAAGATCCCACCAATCCTTTACTTCAGCAAAGTATTGATGTCACCCTGTTTGATCCTTCCTTTGGGACTGTTTTGAGTGTTAACCAAACCAGCTACAATAATAGAAGTTTATTTGCGGTATCCGTTAAAAATGTGGATACTCAAAGCCCTGGAAGCTTACTGTTTTTTAATCCTGATGGTAGTTTATTTAACGGAAATTTAAGCAATTCTTCCATACAGGTTGGTGCGTTACCCGATACTTTAACCTTTACTCCAGATGGGAAAAAAATATTAGTAGCAAATGAAGGAGAGGCTAACTATGAAACTAACGTCAACCCAGAAGGTTCTGTGAGTTTAATCGACTTAGAAAAACTATTTTTAGGGGAAAGTCCGACTGAGAAATTGATTGGTTTAACGGATTTTAATATTGGCGGATCAAAAAACGATAAACTTGGAGAAAATGTGCGGATTTTTGGGCCAGAGGGGATCACCGTTGCTCAGTCCCTAGAACCCGAATATATTACTGTTTCTGACGATGGAACTAAAGCTTGGGTGACCTTCCAAGAAAATAATGCTTTAGGTTTATTAGATCTAATCAGCGAAGAATTTACTGAGATTGTTGGATTAGGATTTAAAGATCACAGCCTACCCGGAAATGATTTAGATGTTAGTGATAAAGATGATGCCATTAATATCACCAACTATTCCAATCTCTATGGGATGTATCAACCTGATGAAATTAAATCCTATAGCGTGGGTGACAAAACCTATTTAGTCACAGCGAATGAAGGTTCTAGTATTGATGAAGATGGGTTTAGTGAAGAAGTCCGGGTTGCAGATTTAGTTCTTGATCCAACCGCATTTCCCAATGCAGCAGAACTACAAAAAAAGAAAAATTTAGGTCGTTTGATTGTAAGTAATCAAATGGGAGATACGGATGGGGATGGAGACTATGATGAACTTTATACTTTTGGGGGTCGTAGTTTTTCGATTTTGGATGAGAAAGGCAATTTAGTCTTTGATAGTGGCGATCAGTTTGAAAAAATCACAGCCGATTTATATCCAAAGTTTTTCAACTCTGATAACACAGAAAATAATTTTGATAGTCGCAGTGATGCCAAAGGGCCGGAACCAGAAGGGGTAACAATTGGAAAAATTAATGGTCGCACCTATGCGTTTATTGGTTTAGAACGTATCAGTGGGGTGATGATTTATGATATTACTGATCCCTTGAATCCTTTCTTTGTTAACTATTCTAATAATCGCAACTTTAATGTTGCTTTCGATGTTAATGAAGATGGAGATCCTATCCCAACCCCAGAACAATTATTAGCTGTTGGCGATCTCGGTACTGAAGGTCTATTGTTTATTTCGGCGGAAGATAGTCCCACCGGAAAACCTCTAGTTGTCACCGCCAATGAAGTCAGTGGAACGACAACAATTAATGCTGTTGTTCCTGAACCGGGAACGATTTTAGGGTTATTAACTTCGGGTGTTTTAGGGGGATTATTCCTGAAACGCAAACGTTTAGGAAATGTCGCTTAA
- a CDS encoding type II toxin-antitoxin system VapC family toxin — translation MIKGHKVFVDTSAWIALINQSDHLAAQSEQILLKLKQQKITLVTTEFVLLEVADALCSTNLRQKTYAYINGIKKATDVIQVIPLDPNLLDKGWAIYHQYSDKDWGLTDCISFVVMRQEGITDAFTSDRHFEQAGFTKLIVT, via the coding sequence ATGATCAAGGGACATAAAGTTTTTGTCGATACATCGGCTTGGATAGCTTTGATTAATCAGAGTGATCATCTCGCGGCTCAATCTGAACAAATTCTGTTGAAACTTAAGCAACAGAAGATTACTTTAGTGACAACAGAGTTTGTTTTGTTAGAAGTGGCTGATGCTTTATGCAGTACGAATTTGCGCCAGAAAACTTATGCTTATATTAATGGGATTAAAAAGGCGACCGATGTGATTCAAGTTATCCCTTTAGATCCAAATTTGTTGGACAAGGGTTGGGCGATTTACCATCAGTATTCTGACAAAGATTGGGGGCTAACTGATTGTATTAGTTTTGTTGTGATGAGGCAAGAAGGTATTACTGATGCGTTTACATCTGATCGACATTTTGAGCAAGCTGGATTTACTAAATTAATAGTGACTTAG
- a CDS encoding glycosyltransferase family 2 protein — protein MARVSVIIPTYNCDRFLPEAIDSVLMQTYQDYEIIVIDDGSMDETCQVLEHYSNKIRYFYQQNQGSAVARNLGIKKAQGEFIAFLDADDFWILPEKLAEQVNCFEQQPSLGSVHTGWRIVDGGGEKIIDVEPWHDVPDLNLESWLMYKPVKTSGIMIRQGWLQQVGGFDGELRQSHDVDLVLRLGLMGCEAAWWPRVAVGYRRYQGNTTRNTKTQGECLVKVLDKFFAQCNLPEHIQKMESQVRYHTLIWLAWYHYDRGLYEEMARFLDGSLEYTPYYRVETISDWVEQFKKFSVQNRLSLDICFLTDLPEWQGLIYEP, from the coding sequence ATGGCTAGAGTCAGTGTAATTATTCCGACTTATAATTGCGATCGCTTTCTTCCTGAAGCGATTGACAGTGTTTTAATGCAAACCTACCAAGATTATGAAATTATTGTTATTGATGATGGTTCAATGGATGAAACTTGTCAAGTTTTAGAACATTACTCAAATAAAATTAGATATTTTTATCAACAGAATCAAGGTTCGGCTGTCGCTCGTAATTTAGGGATTAAAAAAGCTCAGGGTGAATTTATTGCTTTTTTGGATGCGGATGATTTTTGGATTTTACCGGAAAAGTTAGCAGAACAAGTGAATTGTTTTGAGCAACAGCCTAGTTTGGGAAGTGTGCATACAGGCTGGCGAATTGTGGATGGAGGAGGTGAGAAAATTATTGATGTGGAACCTTGGCATGATGTTCCTGATCTGAATTTAGAAAGTTGGTTAATGTATAAACCTGTAAAAACCAGTGGAATCATGATTCGTCAAGGCTGGTTACAACAGGTGGGGGGGTTTGATGGGGAGTTACGACAATCCCATGATGTTGATTTAGTGTTGCGTTTGGGGTTAATGGGGTGTGAAGCGGCTTGGTGGCCGCGGGTGGCGGTAGGTTATCGCAGGTATCAGGGGAACACGACTAGAAACACTAAAACTCAAGGTGAATGTTTGGTGAAGGTGTTGGACAAGTTTTTTGCTCAATGCAATTTACCCGAACACATTCAAAAAATGGAATCTCAAGTGCGTTATCATACTTTGATATGGTTGGCTTGGTATCATTACGACAGGGGGTTATATGAGGAAATGGCTCGATTTCTGGATGGGTCTTTGGAATATACTCCTTACTACAGAGTAGAAACTATTTCAGATTGGGTAGAGCAGTTCAAAAAGTTTTCAGTTCAAAATCGCTTGAGTTTGGATATTTGTTTTTTGACGGATTTACCTGAATGGCAGGGATTAATATATGAGCCGTAA
- a CDS encoding nucleotide sugar dehydrogenase produces the protein MEKTTIALQLKEKIKNHTAIVAVVGLGYVGLPFAVEKAKVGFRVLGIEQNPVRAEQINNGENYISDVKDEDLNEVVNNGKFQAVTNFERVSEADVIVICVPTPLTKNLTPNLSYIESVTAEIANHLRPGQLVTLESTTYPGTTDEVMLPILEQVSGLEEGKDFFLAYSPERVDPGNKRYTTRNTNKVVGASHPVSLEVATLFYRQTILHVVPVSSAKAAELVKVFENTFRAVNIALVNELTILCDCMNLNVWEVLDAANTKPFGIMPFYPGPGVGGHCIPLDPHYLEWKAKEFNFNTHFIALAGEVNRKMPQFVREKTWRVLNQKGIAPSRANILVMGVAYKKDLGDWRESPSVEVIELLLKDGVEVIYHDPYVTNLSVGGFDLASVELTDRTIESADLVLISTDHTEIDYVNLIDKAQIILDTRGVTRHLDCNQAKVVLL, from the coding sequence ATGGAAAAAACAACAATAGCACTTCAGCTTAAAGAGAAGATAAAAAATCATACTGCTATTGTCGCAGTGGTGGGTTTAGGATACGTTGGTTTACCTTTTGCCGTCGAAAAAGCAAAAGTCGGGTTTCGGGTGCTGGGTATAGAGCAGAACCCAGTCAGAGCCGAACAAATTAACAATGGTGAGAACTATATTAGTGATGTCAAAGATGAGGATTTAAATGAGGTTGTCAATAACGGCAAATTCCAAGCGGTTACTAATTTTGAGCGAGTTTCAGAGGCTGATGTTATCGTAATTTGTGTGCCAACACCTTTAACTAAGAACTTGACTCCCAACTTGAGTTACATCGAAAGTGTTACTGCTGAAATTGCTAATCATTTACGACCGGGACAGCTTGTCACACTAGAGTCTACAACCTATCCCGGGACTACGGATGAGGTGATGTTGCCAATTTTAGAGCAGGTGAGTGGACTTGAAGAAGGCAAGGATTTTTTTCTGGCATACTCTCCTGAAAGAGTAGATCCTGGAAACAAGCGATATACAACTCGCAATACCAATAAAGTCGTAGGAGCATCTCATCCAGTTTCTTTGGAAGTTGCAACTTTGTTTTACAGACAAACTATTCTTCATGTTGTACCTGTTAGTAGTGCTAAAGCTGCGGAATTAGTTAAGGTATTTGAAAATACTTTTAGGGCAGTTAATATTGCCTTAGTCAATGAGTTGACTATATTGTGCGATTGTATGAACCTGAATGTCTGGGAAGTCTTAGACGCCGCTAATACCAAACCTTTTGGCATCATGCCATTTTATCCAGGGCCAGGAGTAGGAGGTCATTGTATTCCTCTTGACCCCCACTATTTAGAGTGGAAAGCCAAGGAGTTTAATTTTAATACTCACTTCATTGCTTTAGCAGGAGAAGTTAATCGGAAAATGCCCCAGTTTGTCAGGGAGAAAACCTGGCGGGTTCTAAATCAAAAAGGTATTGCACCGAGTCGAGCAAACATTTTGGTGATGGGAGTCGCGTATAAAAAAGACTTGGGAGACTGGCGGGAGTCCCCATCGGTTGAGGTGATTGAATTGTTGTTAAAAGATGGGGTTGAGGTAATTTACCATGATCCTTATGTAACAAATTTGTCAGTTGGGGGTTTTGATTTGGCTTCGGTTGAATTAACAGATAGAACAATTGAGTCTGCGGATTTGGTGTTAATTAGTACAGATCATACTGAGATTGATTATGTTAATTTGATAGATAAAGCCCAAATTATTCTTGATACTCGGGGTGTGACTCGACATTTAGACTGTAATCAAGCAAAGGTGGTTTTACTGTGA
- a CDS encoding Gfo/Idh/MocA family protein, with protein MTQVIVVGAGNWGRNLVRNFYELGALAGVVEMDASLREKVVASYPDVSVYQDYQQALATDISAFVFATPAPSHYKLAMMALEAGKDVFVEKPMTLRTDEARSLAEFANRESRILMVGHLLLYQPAISWMRDYLATGKAGNVFHVATQRLKLGKVRREENVWWSFAPHDISVILELLGKPQLQGVTASGHAMLQPGIEDNVHVDLVFAGGQTAHVHCSWYWPLLARNTVVIGDKQMLVYDEVLQKITIYDRGVDEDFNNRDGGSEVVEVADSQPLRIECQHFLDCVKTRQRPLSDGWNGVAVVEILEKATELLNG; from the coding sequence GTGACTCAAGTAATAGTTGTTGGTGCGGGAAATTGGGGACGAAATTTAGTTCGCAATTTTTATGAGTTGGGAGCATTGGCTGGAGTGGTAGAAATGGATGCTAGTTTGCGAGAAAAGGTGGTTGCTAGTTATCCCGATGTATCGGTTTATCAAGATTATCAGCAAGCCTTAGCAACGGATATATCTGCATTTGTTTTTGCTACTCCGGCTCCGAGTCACTATAAACTGGCAATGATGGCTTTGGAGGCGGGTAAGGATGTGTTTGTAGAAAAGCCGATGACTTTGCGAACTGATGAAGCGCGGAGTTTGGCTGAGTTTGCAAACAGGGAATCTCGAATTTTGATGGTAGGTCATTTGTTACTGTATCAGCCTGCTATTAGTTGGATGCGGGATTATTTAGCAACAGGTAAGGCGGGAAATGTGTTTCATGTGGCGACTCAGCGGCTCAAGTTGGGTAAGGTGCGTCGGGAGGAGAATGTCTGGTGGTCTTTTGCGCCCCATGACATTTCAGTAATCTTGGAGTTATTGGGAAAACCCCAGTTACAAGGGGTGACGGCTAGTGGTCATGCCATGTTGCAACCTGGAATTGAGGATAATGTTCACGTTGATTTAGTTTTTGCGGGAGGCCAAACGGCTCATGTCCACTGTTCTTGGTATTGGCCTTTGTTAGCTAGGAATACCGTGGTGATTGGAGATAAGCAAATGTTGGTTTATGATGAGGTATTGCAAAAAATCACGATTTATGATAGGGGGGTTGATGAGGATTTCAATAATCGAGATGGCGGCAGTGAGGTGGTGGAAGTGGCGGACTCTCAGCCTTTGAGGATTGAGTGTCAGCATTTCTTAGATTGTGTGAAAACTCGTCAACGTCCCCTGTCCGATGGTTGGAATGGGGTGGCGGTAGTGGAAATTTTAGAGAAAGCTACGGAGTTATTAAATGGCTGA
- a CDS encoding acyltransferase has protein sequence MAEYFVHESAYVDDGAEIGEGTKIWHFCHVMGKAKIGKNCSFGQNVLVSNNVVIGDGCKIQNNVSLYEGVVLEDYVFCGPSMVFTNIKTPRSEFPRNTSNDYLTTLIKRGASIGANATIVCGITLHECAFVAAGAVVTKDVPAYGMVAGVPAQLMGWMSAYGDVLEFDAQGYAVDSIGVKYQQISDVEVKQI, from the coding sequence ATGGCTGAGTATTTTGTCCATGAATCTGCTTATGTGGACGATGGAGCAGAAATAGGAGAAGGAACTAAAATTTGGCATTTTTGTCATGTTATGGGCAAAGCCAAAATTGGTAAAAACTGTTCTTTTGGGCAGAATGTTTTGGTATCTAATAATGTAGTTATTGGGGATGGATGCAAAATTCAGAATAATGTGTCCCTTTATGAGGGTGTAGTTCTGGAAGATTATGTTTTTTGTGGCCCCAGTATGGTATTTACCAATATTAAAACGCCACGTTCTGAGTTTCCTCGCAATACCAGTAATGATTATTTAACTACTTTGATCAAACGGGGGGCGAGTATTGGGGCAAATGCCACGATTGTTTGTGGAATTACGTTGCATGAATGTGCATTTGTGGCGGCGGGGGCGGTAGTTACGAAAGATGTTCCCGCTTATGGAATGGTGGCGGGGGTACCTGCTCAACTCATGGGTTGGATGAGTGCTTACGGGGATGTGTTGGAATTTGATGCTCAGGGGTATGCGGTTGATTCCATTGGGGTGAAGTATCAGCAGATTTCTGATGTAGAAGTTAAACAAATTTAA
- a CDS encoding DegT/DnrJ/EryC1/StrS family aminotransferase has translation MSQTKIPVLDLKPQYESIKEEVQVAINRVIESGQFIMGPDVKAFEQEVAAYLGVKYAIGVNSGTDALVIGLRAAGIGEGDEVITTPFSFFATAESISNLGAKVVFADIDGNTYNIDPQQIRAKISSRTKAIMPVHLYGQPAAMGEIRSIAQEYGLKVIEDCAQSFGAKYEGKAVGTMGDVGAFSFFPSKNLGGYGDGGMIVTDDEQIAEVAGMLRVHGAKKKYHNEVLGYNSRLDTIQAAILRVKLQYIDQWNQGRRRVAEVYNRLLKDVEGLVTPGLVEGHVFHQYTIRVTGGKRDMVQQYLTEQGIGTMIYYPIPQDQLPVYKGQYEACPVSDAAAQEVLSLPIWPELREDVIQKVLEEIRVKVN, from the coding sequence ATGAGTCAGACCAAGATTCCGGTTTTGGATTTAAAACCCCAATACGAAAGTATTAAAGAGGAAGTTCAGGTTGCTATTAATCGGGTGATTGAGTCGGGTCAATTTATTATGGGGCCTGATGTTAAAGCGTTTGAGCAAGAGGTGGCGGCTTATCTGGGGGTGAAGTATGCCATTGGGGTGAATTCGGGTACGGATGCCTTGGTGATTGGTTTACGGGCTGCGGGAATTGGGGAAGGAGATGAAGTGATTACGACTCCTTTTTCTTTTTTTGCGACGGCGGAATCGATTAGTAATTTGGGAGCAAAGGTGGTATTTGCGGATATTGATGGGAATACCTATAATATTGACCCCCAGCAGATTCGGGCTAAGATTAGTTCTCGGACTAAAGCAATCATGCCAGTACATTTATATGGACAACCGGCTGCAATGGGAGAGATTAGGTCTATTGCCCAGGAATACGGTTTGAAGGTGATAGAAGATTGTGCTCAGTCTTTTGGCGCTAAGTATGAGGGTAAGGCGGTGGGTACAATGGGTGATGTGGGTGCTTTTTCGTTTTTCCCGTCTAAGAATTTGGGGGGTTATGGTGATGGGGGAATGATTGTTACGGATGATGAGCAAATTGCGGAAGTTGCTGGGATGTTGCGGGTGCATGGAGCTAAGAAGAAGTATCATAATGAAGTGTTAGGATATAACTCTCGTTTGGATACGATTCAGGCGGCGATTCTGCGGGTGAAGTTGCAATATATTGATCAGTGGAATCAGGGACGTAGGCGGGTAGCTGAGGTTTATAATCGGTTATTGAAGGATGTGGAGGGTTTGGTGACTCCGGGTTTGGTGGAGGGTCATGTGTTTCATCAGTACACAATTAGAGTTACTGGCGGAAAGCGGGATATGGTGCAACAATATTTAACTGAGCAGGGCATTGGCACGATGATCTATTATCCCATACCCCAAGACCAGTTACCTGTTTATAAGGGTCAATATGAGGCTTGTCCAGTTAGTGATGCAGCGGCGCAGGAGGTTTTGAGTTTACCGATTTGGCCGGAGTTGAGGGAGGATGTGATTCAGAAGGTGCTTGAGGAAATAAGAGTAAAAGTTAACTGA
- a CDS encoding class I SAM-dependent methyltransferase — protein sequence MGQERDADFYNSVYQSSEKYKKKPELIEYYYEVWCEGINQIKNYVSQPKYFMDLGCGPGHFASLLASNLDTLEKYDGYDFSETAINMAQSLIGKDIRFNFYQQDLRLFNFPPSLNDNSIITMFEFLEHISFDLELISKIPVGTWVVFSVPSYDSEGHVRWFDSLQEVKNRYEPLMSIENIYICNVKKHSIYLCISRKVGEG from the coding sequence ATGGGACAAGAAAGAGATGCTGATTTTTATAACAGCGTTTATCAAAGTTCAGAAAAGTATAAGAAAAAACCTGAATTAATTGAATATTATTATGAAGTTTGGTGCGAAGGCATTAATCAAATTAAAAATTATGTATCTCAACCAAAATATTTTATGGACTTGGGTTGTGGCCCTGGTCACTTTGCTTCATTATTAGCTTCAAATTTAGATACTTTAGAAAAATATGATGGGTATGATTTTTCAGAGACCGCAATTAATATGGCTCAATCGCTTATCGGTAAAGATATTAGATTTAATTTCTATCAGCAGGATTTACGATTGTTTAATTTTCCCCCAAGCCTAAATGATAATTCAATTATAACAATGTTTGAATTTTTAGAGCATATCTCATTTGATTTAGAACTAATTAGTAAAATTCCAGTAGGTACATGGGTGGTGTTTAGTGTTCCTTCTTATGATAGTGAAGGTCACGTCAGATGGTTTGATTCTTTGCAGGAAGTTAAAAATCGCTATGAACCATTGATGAGCATTGAAAATATTTACATTTGTAACGTCAAGAAACATAGTATCTACTTATGTATTAGCCGGAAAGTTGGTGAAGGTTAA
- a CDS encoding DUF6395 domain-containing protein: protein MNLKNLKITWTQEDNIVYLHLNNDKFYFEAPEGYQINEVDHEVKELAIFHLLWYMGYFEKIGAYEYPSHIHNKINKPLRGQNIGLAFSNGNDSCASLLCLPADQTIPIYCCRDFSKESSVKVIQQILNKSKAPFNICIEDCVNYNYNALRFMEKAKIKNLKIVKTDFELIRPYILNNENKNYSYGFHSGIGYSAIIILLSQFYNIGHIALGGIMESVFLGTGHRFIDVIDKKRKGESLFIRWHRIYKAYGYNFFYPLGGCSEVITTKIINQSPFKGTACSCNRKIENDKNYCENCFKCFRNLGMQGKLINYNLSWGSVLYKFPLKMATSSTYAAQKCGYTNEFLEQYKDIDLSYLEKYYTPYLEEENNIIDMVPNTFREYVKNKLQEYGIKPMNENDINKLIHCGDYFDNEKYNNLHIKTKDDLVKYLKK from the coding sequence ATGAACTTAAAAAACTTAAAAATAACTTGGACACAAGAAGATAACATAGTATATCTTCATTTAAACAATGATAAATTTTATTTTGAAGCACCTGAAGGTTACCAAATAAACGAAGTAGATCATGAGGTAAAAGAATTAGCAATATTTCATCTTTTGTGGTACATGGGGTATTTTGAAAAAATAGGCGCATACGAATATCCATCCCATATACATAACAAAATAAATAAACCATTACGTGGACAGAACATTGGTTTGGCATTCAGTAACGGTAATGATTCCTGTGCATCACTATTATGTTTACCCGCCGATCAAACAATACCCATATATTGCTGTAGAGATTTTTCAAAAGAGTCTAGTGTTAAAGTGATTCAGCAAATTTTAAATAAATCAAAAGCTCCTTTTAACATATGTATAGAGGATTGTGTTAATTATAATTATAATGCACTTAGATTTATGGAGAAAGCAAAAATCAAAAATCTAAAAATTGTAAAAACTGATTTTGAATTAATTAGGCCGTATATTTTAAACAATGAAAATAAAAACTATTCATATGGTTTTCACTCAGGAATTGGATATAGTGCAATAATAATATTGTTATCTCAATTTTATAATATTGGTCACATTGCTTTAGGTGGAATTATGGAGTCTGTTTTTCTAGGAACAGGTCATAGATTCATTGACGTAATTGATAAAAAGAGAAAAGGCGAATCTCTCTTTATTAGATGGCATAGAATTTATAAAGCCTATGGTTATAATTTCTTTTATCCTTTAGGCGGCTGTTCTGAAGTTATCACAACAAAGATAATTAACCAAAGCCCATTTAAAGGCACAGCTTGTAGTTGTAATCGCAAGATAGAAAATGATAAAAATTATTGTGAAAATTGTTTCAAGTGTTTTAGGAATTTAGGAATGCAAGGTAAACTAATTAACTACAACCTTAGTTGGGGATCTGTACTATATAAATTTCCTTTGAAAATGGCAACGTCTTCTACATATGCAGCACAAAAATGTGGATATACTAATGAATTTTTAGAACAATATAAGGATATTGATTTATCATATCTTGAAAAATATTATACACCATACTTAGAGGAAGAGAATAATATAATTGATATGGTTCCTAATACATTTAGAGAATATGTAAAAAACAAACTACAAGAATATGGAATCAAACCTATGAATGAAAATGATATAAATAAATTAATACATTGTGGAGACTATTTTGACAACGAAAAGTACAATAATTTACATATAAAAACAAAAGATGATCTGGTTAAATATTTAAAAAAATAG